The segment GGTCCTacattccaccccccccctccgaccgcTGGCCCAGGACAGTGGAACggccccccgccctccccggtTAGTACAACACTAATCTAGTTTGTCTAGATTTCCAGTGTCCTGCTTCCTCCCTCACTATTTAACTCCGGATTTGTCTCTGCCTGCAGGGTTTCAACCCAGCGTACCCCCCCCAGAACCCTGCCTACCCTCCTGCTGGTCCAGCCATGAACCCACATGCCCAGCCTCCCCAATGGAACGGTCCACCACCAGTTGCCTACCCCACTGGACCTGTAGCTCCAGTGGTACGACCcgatcaattcaattcatcaatTCTTACAGGCTAGATGTGTCGGACACCTTTTCCTAATAATGAGTGTCATTTTCTGTCGCTGTTCTCTGTTTAAATTGAACTAAAGCATGCTGAGCACACTGCAAGACAGACAGAACCAAAGACATTATGTCAACTTGGTGGGACGTCCTCATGCTCAGTGTGTTTCTCTAGATTTATGAATTGGTTTTGTGTTGATGTGACTCAGTAGTTCCAAACTACATTGAAGTCAGAACGCTGTCCACATGCCTTCACTGGGACTCAGCGTCCTCAACGGAGGTGTCAAGGGAGGaatcaaaatgtttgtgtgtgtgtgtgtgtgtgtgttctgcataGGGCTATGCTCCAGCTCCAGTCATGTATAGCTCTGCACCACCACCAGCTGCCAGTGGACCTCCTCAGGAGGTGAAGATGGAGAACATGGGTTACTCACCTGCCGACCAGCTGCTGACTCCAACACAACAggtccatacacacacacacacacacacacacacacaaagagagtcTCCCTGCTCCCACCAAAGGAAAGAGATCATGTATAACTGGGATGATATGTAACCGAGTGGCTGGCTCTTAGTAACTGTAAAGACTGTAAAGTGAGTTTTGGTGACAGCAGTTTGTAGGAGAGATTTGACGTTGAATCAAGGAGCTTTTTGAGTAACACGTAGGGTGTAAGCGCGATGCAGCTCATATATTCTCCTCATTAGATCAGATAGATTAGAGGCCTGTGAGGAGAAAACAACGCTTCGATTTTACAACCTCTAGCACTACTCTTCTGCCCTCAAACCCCTTCCCTTCGCTCACCACTAGCTTCCTTTTTATGGTTGGTGGGCGGATCCAGTCATATCTCTAGATTTAGTTGGTCACAATCCTTGTCTGTCTCCTGACACAGACTCTACGTGAATGTATAAAGGTGTTTTAAATCAGCCACTAAACATTACTCCTCTAGCCCTCAAAGATACATGATGTACTTTCAGAGGCAAATAATGTTCTGTATGGACGCtacaaacatacattttataaaaatacaAGCCGTAGCATAACTGTAGATTAAACTAACATGTGTAGGAATTAAAATGATGTATTAGTAAAATACTGACAggacacaggtacacacacataatttCACTTTGTCAAAAACTAGTTTTTACTCATTTGTAAAAAGGCAAATCTATGTAAAAATCTGAGAGCACAAATGAGAACCTCGCCTGTGCATCTAACAACTTCCTGATACACAGCTGCAGATACAGCTGCAGATACAGCTGCAGAACAGCTGCAGATACAGCTGCAGATACAGCTGCAGAAGCTCCACCTTCCCAATGCACGGCATCTGCCAATAACACACAGGAATCTGTGAATGAAGGGAGGCATCGTGATGTGTCTTCAAATGAATGTGGAGAGAAATGTCCATTctacccctcctcccctcaggcTGAAGCTGCATCCtgccccgtgccccccccctcctcctcctcctcctcctccaacaacATGCTCAGCTCTGGCAACGCCTACGAGTTCAAGATCGATGGAAAGAACTCCACCAACTTCCTGTAGGGCGGCCAACCCCTCAAGCTGAGCGTGGTCACCACAGGTATTTGGGGATCCCAGTTGGGAGGAGACTAACACACTGCAGTGTGTTCTCATGTGAATTAGAAATGTATGATGAACATCCTAAAAACAGGGCTGGCTCCGTTCACCAAACGAAGAAGAGATGTCCTCGTGGCACATGATTGTTTCCTTCTGATTccaaccttctttttttcttttaatctgaTTGGCAAGGAAAACCATGCAATCAAAAAAGAGTCCGGAGATTTACCTAAAAGTCAACAACGGGTTTCAGAGCGCCTTCTTCCTCCACAAAGAACACACAGTAACACCACCCACTCCAAAACCGGGTCAGGACTACACTTCTGCTCCCCTCAGTCAGTCCAGGCTGGTTCTCAAGTTGCCTTATtatattaaatgtaatttactcAGACATTTCTGTACAGCGGATGTGTGGAATCAGTCAACCCCCAGCTACAGTCATCTGGCTGCTGAGCAGAGAGTGGGTTTTTATTGTTCTATAAACCCGCAATCTGGCTTGGTTGGATGTCTGCCTGTTGTAACCACTAACCCGTAGCAATGCTACCAGTATAACCACTTTAACTGCCTCATGCCTCCTTTTTATAGCAAAAAACCCCAACATATCACTCATccaccttttgtctttttcccgGAAATGTTTCAGTGAGTAACAGTTGATAGGAAGTAGCAGCATTCCTCCAGATCACATGTCAAAAAGTGGACGACTTTTCCCCTTCAGACTAACGCCCAATCCCACACTCACTAACCCCGTGAGGGTTTGGTTCTGTGCCGTTGTCAAATCGTTGCGTGTTTGAGGGCTCACTGGTGCACATTTCGAGCCCTTTAGGAACCCTTTCCACAAGTGGCTGACTTGGTCCAATAGAATCActcacaagtcattgcaatagGACGTCAAAAACTCGATAACGCATGGAGACGTGAACAAGAGGACGGCACACGTGTGTTCAGacagtcatttaaaaatgttaagaTATCAAGgattaaagatggagaaaaaaaaacacttaaatctttaaaacaatatttattcatcaagTCATGAAATATAGAATGTTGTCATTGAAagcattttgacaaaaaaaagtaaaaccctATTTAAAATGAGCCTCAAAAACGTTcaaatcagagtaaaaagtatgaaataaataccCTCAATTGTAAGTCCTATTttttgacgttgtcatggtgacacgtggcagcaaagtgctgtACCCTAAATATTTACAACGTTTAAAGCCGTCACACTCTCACATCCATCCACTTACCCGGTGTCGTCAGTGAAGTCCctgaggggtcaggggtcaggatTTAGGGTTCAGGGGGGACATTGGGATTGGGCCCAACATCAATCACTTTGTTTCTGAAGGTGTGTAAATACACTGCTGTCAAATACTGTAATTAGTGGATGTCTTGCATGATATCGAAGCAAATTGGGGGTTTTTCAATATTAAACTGGGACAAACattctctttaaaatgttttattttgcatgttaaaatgtgatttgtgtattcagttgtttttgtgtatgtaaCCAATGATATTTGCTAAGTGTAAATTGTTATGGGTGTTAGTTGGAGACTACTATTGTTCTCTGGGTTATATGCTAATGAACCTTGTTTGCATACCTCTCATTTTATACCTGAAATGATGATAGTATACATATTGTATTTAGATGTATAACTCTTTTATATAACTACTAACatataccgggggggggggggttgatttttaacattaaaatgattttacaggagacagctggagtGAAACGCTGCAGGTGGATGACTTGACTCTGTTAATAAAGTGTGTGCCATCAGCACAGTGACGTGTTACCACCTTCTATGTAGACGTAAACCACGGAAGAAATAAAGTCCTGTCCGTTCACTATAGACGAAGAAAGCAGCAGATGCTACATATCTATTCAAAATGTCAATGAAGGAAATATTGTTAGACCAAAAGATGAATATATAACTGTACACTTTGCAACAACTCAGAACTACTGAAcccaaagacacattttttatttttctgaggCTACGGCGAATTCCAACCCAAAATAAATGGTAATTGAACTGTACtggtatttctctttttttagtcTTTAGTCAAAGCTCTTTAACTTACGTGTCACTATTCATACCCTGATGAGAGCAGCtaccacacacagagccacctgcccatcagtgacTAACCCAAGGTCACATTGACAACCCGACTCCACACTGTCATTTGTTAGCAATAAAAGGATAACATGAATGCCGCCATAAGTACATAATAGTATAAAGGAATCCTCCAGAAATTATTCTAGAAAAAATGAGGCCCATGAAAGctttctaaaaagaaaatgcaagttacatttctttgatattttgtttttgatcaaTTGGCAAACGATGGAATCTATATGCACAATGTGATTAAAGGTGGTCACAAGTGTTGCatattttgaaaaggaaacaGAGGCTCTAAATGTGAAATTAattgcactttatcatttttccACCTGGAGTTGAGTTCAGTTATAAAATATGAACTGTTTGGGCGATTTTGCTTGAAGGAAACGTGTTTTTCCATCCATCACGAGGTTGACGAATCCTTGTTGTCAGAATGTTGTTTGTACTCCAAACTCCATTCTGATAAGTTATCTAAAGCTAAGCACAGCTTTTTTCTACAGGATAAAGCTCAGGGAATCTGACAAATGCTGTTTAGCAACAGTTTGAATATTTAACATATTTCTAGGATCTAGAGTGTTTTGAAGTGCAGCAGTTTGAGCACCTTGGAAATGTGATAAGCCTAATTTATACTTCAGATCTGCAGAGCCACTGAGATGGTTTTCAGAGAGCAGGGacccacacacagctgtacATCTTCATCTCAAGCACTCTCTTGGCTTTTTATTCCTCTAAAATCTCATATGTTCACAATGTGAGTTAAAAGGTACACTGAGGTACAGGAAACACCAGTAGCATAACAGCTCCTTACAAATGCTCTTAATGTAAAGTATCTAATGTGATTTTCCCTCCAAATGGATTCAAAGCATTATGGAAGTAAAGCCATGACTTCAACTGAAGTGTTTATCCTACCGTATCCTAGTAAAAACTATGCCTGTCTACCATAACCTACCCTTTTGTATCCTACTATACACTCCTTTCCTACCATAACGTACTCTACCATACCCTTTCTTACTATATACTAACTTATCCTAACATATCCAAACGTACCACGTACTACTATATTCTACCACATCTTACCAAAGTTATTTGCCGTATGCCATGGGAGAGATTTCGTACGACTGGTGGTCAACAGACAGAAGGTATCCCTCTCTTTTGTGTTTACCTTCATCGACTGTTACGCGTTAAGCTTAAAGGTCATCTTCAAACCAAACACTGATCACTTAAAAACATGAACAGGGACTATTTTTGTTGTCCTGCGTACACAAACGGAGAAACAGGTATTAACCATGAGAGAGCTCTCAAGCTAGATGCTGGTAGCCACATTTAAACAAGCACACCCTGTGGCAGAGACATTAAGGTACGGTAAATACCGTGTCTATGATCAGTTCAGATGATTTTACCACTTTTAAACATCTGAAAAACACACTAATTGGCCGAGTGTGAGATGATTTATTTCctaaaatatttctttaatgCATTATAAAGACGGTCAGATCTTTGGACATCAAAGCCTTTCCGTCACACATGTCCCATTCTTAGGAACTGTCAGTATCAAATCATGAGTCATGGAATACTTTTCAAACAAGTTCtagaaaatctaaaaatgtgGAAACATTTCTGAATTGAAGTTCAAGAAGCCCTCAAAGTGGCGTCAGGAGGGAAGACCCACATTGGgattctctctgtccctccatcaCTCCTAAGTCCTCCTACGCTTCTCCAGCTCTCGAAGCCGCGTCTCCAGCATCTTCACCTGTTCCTCCAGCCGAGCCGTCTGGTCCGCGGCATCGGAGCTCTTCGTGGCGCCGACGCCCAGcagcacgcagacacacaccagcGCGGCCAGCCGCGCCGCCATGGTGTCACTGCCCACGCTGTGGTCGCTGAGGATCAACCCGAAACAGACCAGAGCCACGCCCACTTTCAGCAGCCACAAAGCCCGCCTCAGAGTGGAGGCGACCAATCTGAAGACGAGGGAGATCAGCCAGTAGCCAATGAAAGCCGCCAGGACCCACTGGGCAACGAAGACCACCCCGTCTGGGGTCACCTCGCTGATGGGAAGGGACGCTGTGGCAAGAGCAAAGAGAGCAGTTCAGaaatatgctttttttaattcattttaataaaccCAAGTGGgtcattttcaaatgtaaaaaaagagaaaaagttcaGTGAGTAAACATCTTAAGCTTTTTTTCAGATGATGGATTTTGGCATCCCTTCAGCCCAAAAACCAGATCTCCACCAAACGCCAATGAAAAATAACCATGATTTCCTTTTATCAACCAATCTGCTGATTACTTTAATGGTTTGTGAAAGGGCAAAGTGTGCTAAGAGATCAAAGGGATTGGAACACAGAGGAGCCCTTGGATCTTTGTCCACTTGTGCAGCCCAAGTTATGACAAGCCGTCACCTAGCATTTCTCATGCTGTGACATCGGGGGACGAGACAGCTCCTTCGTGGCACTGAGCCTCTCTGAGGACATGCTGATGGCAGAGGATGATGGAGCATCCAGTTCCACAGGTCTGATATGTATATGGACTAAGGTCCTTACTCAGCCGGCTGCTGCATCATGGGAGCTCAGTTTCATCAGAGAAGACACACAGTTGGTAACTATCAGCTGGAATTTGGATTCACTTTtgaattttttaaaataaaatattcattttgatattagttttaatgcattaatgcatttaaatttaTATGTATTGGTTCATGACCAAAACCTGGATTTTCAGGGTTTGTTTCAAACGATCAAACCTATTGTCCTGTCTCCATGGAATGTGAAGAACTTAAAGTGGTCGTCTCGCTCTTATGCTGGACCTGGTTGCCCATTGCAGGAGAGAATAAAACTGAATGTGACTCAAAGCTGGAGCAGGAAGTGGGTttgtttccgtttttttttttttctaaaaaacctGCTTTTGTTTCTCATTAGTCTGATCACCTGACCACCCAACTCTTCTAGAAATATTAAcggaaattttaaaaaaagggataaTCCTCTATGAGTCCCTCAGTGGGGCGATGACAGTGGGAGACATGCTGCTGGTGCTCACCGTGGAAGCCAGCAGCCTGCAGGAAGTGGGAGACGTTCTGGGAGAGCACGTTGAGGCCGGCGGACAGACCTCCTGCCACGGCGGCGAGCACCTGAGAGAAGGCCTGAGGAGGAGCATGGACAACGTGAACCCCCAACACATGGAGGACCTGGCTACGTGTTCTTCACTTTctcatcggtgtgtgtgtgtgtgtgtgtgactgctgaGAACAGTTCCAAAGTCCACCTCGTGTTATTTCCGTACGTGTTTCTTCAGATGTCACATGTCACAAAACATACTAGCCTTCTCCAGTAACCCGGCTCCGTGTTGTTTCCACCTCTCACCTTCTGCACCGACAGCACCGTCTGCTCCCCGGCCAGCCTGCCCAGGTAGGTCCTTCCTTCCCCGGCCAGCTCAGCCAGGGTTGCCCGGAACTCGCGGATGGAACCGTAGCGACTCTCGGAGTCTTTCTCAGCCGACACGCAGAGCAACAGGGCGGCCAGCACGCACAGTCCACCGAGGAGCGCGCTCCGAGGCGAGCGGTGGGACATGGTGGACAAAAGGAATCCCGACGTCAAAGTAAAAGAGCAAAGTTACGACAAAGTGAGCCTCTACCCGCAGGTACACGGCGGCGGGAGGCTGAACAGGATGCGGAAAGACGTCCGGGAGCCGGGCGGAGACGTGTGCCCCCTCCGGGCCGAGCGGGGTTAAGTTTCCATGACGGCGTGTCCGCCCCTGTCCCAGTGAGACACTGTATCACACGGCCAGAAGTTTGATTCATCGTGATGTTCTCCCACCAGAACCCAAACTCTGGGGATCGACATGAGCTTATACTCAACCGTACTTCCTCAAAGAGCTTCTCTCCATCGCTTCCAAAAGCAAATAATATCTTCTGCAGTTATGTTGTGGGAATTTCCCCTATTTCCAAATTACTTGTTCTGTTTCTTTCCTGATGTGGCAATCTGTTTCTTCTTATTATATGTTTTAtgccaactgtgtgtgtgtgtgtgtgtgtacactctgttaaacacacatgaaatgtttcttttaattcttacatttacatacaattttatttgcataaaagtaacaaaaatataTCGAAGTTAGTACAAAATTCAGAAACATGTATTATGAATGAATATAAACAGACCGTAGGATAATGTATTCTTTATTAAGAACCCACATCTGTCCCAAAAGGGGAAGAAACCGAAgactacaaaaaaacaatggaacCATTTTGAAATTAGCGTCGCAAGTGTAGCAAGGACATCCCTGCCTGACATGCAGTGAGGTCTCTTACTCAaatgtggtgtgtgtttttcctccttgcATCCagtatgtttgtttttgcccGTAGATTCTGGGCTGGAGTGAGATCTGGATCCAGGATACTAACATTAAGCATAGAATTCATTTTTGCCCAAAAATCCCAATTCAAAAGTCCACCTTTTAAGCATCTCATATGTTTTATTCTATTCTCACGTGCTCATTGGTGGATTGATCTGATTCAGCCAAACGACAGCCTGACCACCTCCATCAGCTCAAACTCATGTAAGAAAAAAGCACGTGAACCTAAGGGTTGTTCTATGTCTGTTTCAGATAAGTGCTGCTATTTCAAATGTACCATAGCTATATATTAACAGTGAATATCCCCTCCAGACTACATCTACATGAGGTGCCTTCATTTGACCCTGACCAGGTGTGCTGCAGAGAAGCATCCCCTCGGGTTTGATTCCACCGTCATGGGCTTCACTGGGAGAGGGGGACTACACCAGAAATGTGAATTATGTGAAACATTGTTCATCTCAGCAGACCAGCTGACACCCTTTAGGTGTCATTTTAGGTAGCGTTGTGGATAAGCCATATAGATACAAGCAGATCAAGACCGAATCAATACACATACGACAGGTGAGCAGTCACAGGACTTGATGGTAGCGATCCGTCACCTCAAAGACTGGTGGTCCAGTGATCAgttcaggtgggggggggttactgacGTAGGTGTTGATGGAGCAGCCTGATCGAGACACTGTGAAACACAGACGGACAGGGTGAACATCTTTGTGGACGGAATTGTCTTATTGGTTGGGGGCAAATGTTTTACTGAAGGGGTTATTAGCAGCTAGAAACGAAGCTTTACCACGGTCACTGGCACAAAAGATCATTCAGAAGCTCAAGCTTGAAAGACTTTGGAAGTGTTCCTTGATCCGAGACCTTGGGCCCACTCCCGCGCCAACCTCTGTGTTCCACCTCTAAAAGTGTACGATAAAAGGCCTAAAACACAATCTAAGTCAAATCATGACAGGTGGAGGACTGATTTTGTTTGAGCAGCTAACAAATGCTCACGTTGACCGAGAACTACAGGACAGTAATGTAAGGATGCAGCAAAGCCGCCTTGGGTTTGAGACATCCACGTTAGTAGGTAAGAACTCAGAGGTCACACATCAGTGTTTCCCGTCAGCTGTGATTTTCAGAAGCAGAGGGGGATCATTCACAAGATATTGGCACAATGTACTATAGATTAATACTTCTCTTTTTATCAGGTTTATTTGACTACTGATTGGCTTTAGATTGTTGCTACCTGGATTAGATCCTTCATGACTGGGTTTAAAGTGTCTCTGTTAAACTGGTGGGTTAGAGTTACTTTAGAGGTTACAGAATGAGATTTCCACAGCAAATGGCAGCAAGcttcctctttctgtttgtgtgtcagtctTTGCAGGATAATTCTTATTTCTGTGCCTCctcttgttaaaaaaagactCTGGAACTACAGGCTCGGCTCCAGGGGTTCAAGTCCTGTTCTTTGACGATCAAACTAAGCCATCTGCCAGAATTCATTCATCAGATTCAGAGCTGAATTTGAAAACCAAGCACAAGGTCTTGTCCAGTCATGTTTTCATCTTCAGTTCAGTTctgcatttctatttttttcaatttttctcCATTGACTTTCTTTCCGAAATTCTCTCCTGCGCATCATTTACTTCTGTCTTAAATTAACCTGGTAATTATTGCGCAACCTGCTGACCCCTCACTGGCATGGAAGAGTATTTAACTAGGCCAGACACTCTATTCAGATGCTCAACAATGGCAAATTATTTGCGGCAACTAAATAATACTTGTTTTGGACTGATTAAGTGATATTGGACATTTTCCCACAGCCCACTGGTGTGCTTAGTCCAGAGTCTATCtactgtctctctgtgtctgatcTTTACACCATGATGGGACACTGAATtacaaaccaataaaaactaaagtgcaaaatgttgtttgtatttgtttttttctgtattacATCACCCTCCTTTGTGTTGTCTCCCAAGCCCCCGGCTGTATGTGAGCACTGAAACAACAGATGAAAGATGTCTTTGTGAGAGAAGGTGGTGTAGCCTTACAGCGTACTGTTGAAGGCCCCGTCTCTGCCggatgaggaggaagcagaCTACAGCGGAGACCACGCTCTGAGCCACGGTGAAGAGAAGGAGCACCGACTTCAGCCCTCGGCTCAGCGCCTGTCATAGAGGACACGCAACACTTCCATTGGTGTGGACACAACGTCACAAAACACCACCTGGTGGTGAGGAGCGACTTTCTGCTGACAATAAAGTCATAAAAGGCAAGAAATGGACAAAATGCAAATTATAAATGGTGTACAAGCATCGCTGTTGGCAAATGAAGGCAATTTGACTGATGTCAGTGTGTTGCAAACCGGTGATGCCGTGATAGGGGAACAACAATCCCAGTATATGAATATATGGATGAAGAAAATATAACTAAATAGGGGACACGTGATAATGAACATAGATTACTGATATATAGATAGACTAGTAATGCTGCCCCCTAATCAAAGAAACATGTTTATGCTGGTACCTGTCCAAAAGAAATAGATGAACCGATTTATACATGTTAACTTGTTATAATGTTATGATCTCAGAGGGTAACTtgtctttctaaaaaaaactagaTAAAACAACAATGTCCTGGCAGTGGTTAATagctttgtttttatatttgagttcattacattaattaattaattaagtagTCAACTGCTAATGTGTAAAGGGAATACTGCAGTTAAAAATCACTGAACTTGTTTGTGTTTGCCCAAAGTGTGCAAAAAATTTCTTTTTACAATTCACTTTGTGTATTGTATTGTACTGTGTGGAGTTTACATGTTCTGAGTCTGCATGTGTGCATCTGGTGACTCTAACTGGCCTGTTGttgtctgtctgactgactgactaCACCTTCTTGTCACTTCtttgcatttttgtctaaattgttatacatttttgtattttctactCTTACATTAGTTGTGATAATCATATATCATATTTTACTTGTTTTTACTTGTATATTAATTGTACTATTCTGTCTTTGTGCTGCTAAAACCTGCATTTCAATAAAGTCTAATCTCATCTGAAGGTACCCTGAAGTATTTCAAAGTGTTAAGGtatgctgttgccatggaaatatGGTGACACAAAATGAGGCAGCGACCCACCGTGGCGTAGTGTTTCTCAGTACAGGACCTGTCCTCTGCTGTCTCGCCGCACGGCAGTGCGGGATTTCTGTCCATGTCCACCGAGTAGATGATCACAGCCACCACCGAGAGCAGGATGGACGCCCCACTTGCTATCAGACACCCTTTCAGCTGGAAAAACAGCCACAACATTCAATCTCTTCAAGGCCTGGAGATGGCAGTAAAGAGCGCACTGGGAGTCATGTGAGCAGACACAGCTGGGATTTGAGCTGAGGGGGTTTGGGGATGTGTTGAATAATGGCAGATTGTGGTTGAGTTCGAAAACAAGCATGTATCACCACTAAGCAGAGATGTTACGGGCTTGTTTGAACTCAAACAGCTTGGGGAAGTGTCCCTGGGGCAGCATTCTCCGGGAGATAACCACACATGTACGCACACATAAGTTGTACTTGTTGTGTAGAAACTCACAATCTTCATTGTGCAGTGTTTGTCCAGGACGATGGCCACCGCTCCCGCTGTGATGAACTTAGAACAAGAGACATGGAATACAGTATGAACATTACGTCACGGCATCTCTGACTTGACTGCGTCCTGTAATGAGTTTTATTTTAACAACACATGATCTAAATCTGAGATCTGAATCAAATGAGATTATTACAACAGAGGAAGCTCCAGCAGACAGACTCACCGTTAATCCACTCCACCAAGGAACCCCAAGGTGGACCACTTCCGTTTTGACACTGCAGTGCAGAGGAATGGAGTAGGACATGACCATCAGGCCCAGCATTACCTGAATCACCtggcacgcgcacacacacacacacacacacagtcaaacttAGTGACACAAGGATCCAGGATCAAGTTGGCTAAGTAATTAGCATGACTGTGCATCATGCATGATCGTCAGACGCCAatcaggactcaggcgcagactcGCGGGTTCCCAAAACCAAAAATGCCTGTTGGCAAAAACAGGAACCAAGACAAACTCTCTCTTACACATGAGACCACCATCAACAATACTATCAAAGCTCCTTGAACGCTCTGAATGTTCTGCACCCGTCTAGATCCATTCGGATAGAACATTAGTTGGAGGTCCACAGAGAGCTTAAAACAGGAGTTATACTTGGTTACATGCATGGGGCGGGAGCTGAAGGAGCTAAGCCAGCAGTTTGCCTTTGCCTCCAGTCgttgtgctaagctacgctaaacACATCCAGGACCTCTCTCTAAAGCGAGTACAAAGGAAACAATGCTCTCGTCATGTCTCCACAACAGCGACATTGTGTCTTTACAAAATGTTGCTCTTTTAGGGCGGTCTCAAAACTTCCACTCACACTCTCCAGCTCTGTGTGGCTTCTGTATGCCAATGTACTACAGAGAGAAAGGGTTAAagggtgagagaggggagaaataTGCACTCACCCCCAGACTTTTGGGCTCTCCCCTCTGGATGGCAGCGCGTAGAGCCTGCTGTCTGTCACTCAGCTTGACAATATTCACATCCTCCAACACCTGTACAGTCAGATCCCTGGAGATTGACACCGCCATAACCTGCAGAGGACAGCAGAGACCCGCCCACCCTTTATTACATTCTGGGGGATCATCTCGTAGAGCaagtcacacacaaaaaacatcagATATTGTGTTATAACACAGCAACATATAAAACAACACAGATAGAAATACACATGCAATGTCATAATTGAATGAAACCTAGGTTTAGGGGACAGTTATTCAGCATATTGCCCATATCTGAATTTTTTATTATAATGACATGAATTTGACTTTATCACTTGTTGCTGATAAAGTAGTAGCGACAATTACTA is part of the Pungitius pungitius chromosome 9, fPunPun2.1, whole genome shotgun sequence genome and harbors:
- the tmem176 gene encoding transmembrane protein 176, with the translated sequence MAVSISRDLTVQVLEDVNIVKLSDRQQALRAAIQRGEPKSLGVIQVMLGLMVMSYSIPLHCSVKTEVVHLGVPWWSGLTFITAGAVAIVLDKHCTMKILKGCLIASGASILLSVVAVIIYSVDMDRNPALPCGETAEDRSCTEKHYATALSRGLKSVLLLFTVAQSVVSAVVCFLLIRQRRGLQQYACLDQAAPSTPTSVTPPHLN
- the tmem109 gene encoding voltage-gated monoatomic cation channel TMEM109; protein product: MSHRSPRSALLGGLCVLAALLLCVSAEKDSESRYGSIREFRATLAELAGEGRTYLGRLAGEQTVLSVQKAFSQVLAAVAGGLSAGLNVLSQNVSHFLQAAGFHASLPISEVTPDGVVFVAQWVLAAFIGYWLISLVFRLVASTLRRALWLLKVGVALVCFGLILSDHSVGSDTMAARLAALVCVCVLLGVGATKSSDAADQTARLEEQVKMLETRLRELEKRRRT